A region of Diadema setosum chromosome 15, eeDiaSeto1, whole genome shotgun sequence DNA encodes the following proteins:
- the LOC140239090 gene encoding uncharacterized protein, with protein sequence MDNASKHFLLALVTILMLFISNNLALEVFKFYEGRYASIDFTQPMSNDSSTFEYELYLTESSCYFCTNGTIVLGCLTPQQLERFSVHSKISPAYLTVTLSIDTISSEDSTIYLFAIRKDRDGESYFYTQDAYIDVQRPPSPAECTVKLLEYSPAWNEVKCTSSLASDSEGSLYCFQDGEKAPHKEKPVRINDQVTQIFWMNVRLQINCCSYEASFSLTSTLCSQFVYPILTHTSVSDNSKNPPSILTTPGTTVPQTNAQITSSDMP encoded by the exons ATGGATAATGCCAGCAAGCATTTTCTTCTTGCCCTGGTGACAATTCTGATGTTGTTCATCAGTAACAATCTGGCTTTGGAAGTCTTCAAGTTCTATGAAGGGCGATATGCATCCATAGACTTCACTCAACCCATGTCAAATGACTCCTCCACCTTTGAATACGAGCTTTACTTGACTGAATCCAGTTGCTACTTCTGTACGAATGGAACCATAGTTCTTGGCTGCCTTACACCTCAGCAACTTGAACGTTTCTCCGTTCATagcaaaatatcaccagcttACTTAACAGTGACTCTCAGCATAGACACAATCAGTTCAGAGGACAGTACTATTTACCTATTTGCTATAAGAAAAGACAGAGATGGGGAAAGCTATTTTTATACCCAAGATGCTTACATTGATGTTCAACGTCCACCAAGCCCAGcagaatgtactgtaaaactatTGGAGTATTCGCCTGCATGGAATGAGGTTAAGTGTACGTCTTCGCTTGCCAGCGACAGTGAAGGTTCTCTCTACTGCTTTCAAGATGGGGAGAAGGCCCCACACAAAGAGAAACCAGTGCGAATAAATGATCAGGTGACACAGATCTTCTGGATGAATGTCCGTCTTCAAATCAACTGCTGTTCCTACGAAGCATCATTTTCACTGACATCTACATTGTGTTCTCAGTTTGTGTATCCAATTCTAACACATACCAGTGTGTCAGATAATTCTAAAAATCCTCCCAGCATCTTAACAACTCCAGGAACCACTGTACCACAGACCAATGCACAGATTACTTCATCAGACA TGCCATAG
- the LOC140239088 gene encoding uncharacterized protein, with the protein MDYSTRHFLLALLTALMVYLSNSLVLEVYKFYEGRNVSLEFHQPLSSDSTPEFEFYLIRHHDACNFFKNGSIVRGCLTPQQSRRFSIESKRMPTNLTVTLSIYNISMTDSQGYLLCVLGDRNGKRYVDNHIAFINVQHPPGPVECTVQPTENSAVWTEVNCTSRLGSDGEGSLFCFQDEEKASLKESSVRVNDHVAQIFWMNVCLPISCCAYEETFPLTSGSCSQFVYHPPASL; encoded by the exons ATGGATTACAGCACAAGGCATTTTCTCCTTGCACTGTTGACAGCACTGATGGTGTACCTTAGCAACAGTTTGGTTTTGGAAGTATACAAGTTCTACGAAGGGAGAAACGTGTCTCTGGAGTTCCATCAGCCTCTGTCCAGTGACTCCACCCCTGAATTTGAGTTTTACTTGATTCGACACCATGATGCTTGCAATTTCTTCAAAAACGGGTCAATAGTCCGAGGTTGCCTTACGCCTCAGCAAAGCAGACGTTTCTCCATTGAAAGCAAAAGAATGCCAACTAACTTGACAGTGACTCTCAGTATATACAATATTAGTATGACAGACAGCCAAGGATATCTACTTTGTGTGCTAGGCGACAGAAATGGTAAACGCTATGTAGACAATCACATAGCCTTCATCAATGTTCAACATCCCCCAGGTCCAGTAGAGTGTACTGTGCAACCCACTGAGAATTCAGCTGTATGGACTGAGGTTAACTGCACATCTAGGCTTGGTAGTGATGGAGAAGGTTCTCTCTTCTGCTTTCAAGACGAAGAAAAGGCTTCATTAAAGGAATCATCTGTTCGTGTAAATGATCATGTGGCACAGATCTTCTGGATGAATGTCTGTCTTCCCATCAGTTGCTGTGCATATGAAGAAACATTTCCACTGACATCAGGATCTTGTTCCCAGTTTGTATATCACCCTCCAGCAT CTTTGTGA